A window of Mucilaginibacter paludis DSM 18603 contains these coding sequences:
- a CDS encoding IS256 family transposase: MNKNNNFDFESFKREAIKGMYAGKPLNGEKGIFAPLLKHFLEAALEGELETHLQEEKAAGLSNRLNGKITKRVKSLSGEFDLQSNRDRSGSFEPVVLPKRQVIITEELEEKVIGLYGLGLSTRDISKHIMEIYQMDISATTLSSITDKVIPAMNEWRQRPLESVYAFVYLDCMHYKVREGNGVITRAVYNILGVSLRGQKDLLGMYLSESEGAKFWLSVLTDLKNRGLQDMLIACIDGLKGFPEAIAAIFPKTEIQTCVVHQIRNSLRYIAEKDKKKFMADLKPVYQAINKEQGYENLISLDEKWAKKYPVPVGSWYNNWENLSTFFKYDAHIRRVIYTTNAVEGFHRQVRKVTKTKGAFTSDTALLKLVYLVVQNISEKWTMPMHNWSLTLSQLYIMFGDRIAGHLNNG, translated from the coding sequence ATGAACAAAAACAACAATTTCGATTTTGAAAGTTTCAAACGAGAGGCGATCAAGGGGATGTACGCTGGTAAACCCCTTAACGGAGAAAAGGGCATCTTTGCGCCTTTACTGAAACATTTTTTAGAAGCAGCGCTTGAGGGCGAGCTAGAAACCCATCTACAGGAAGAAAAAGCCGCAGGCTTATCCAATCGCCTTAATGGTAAAATCACGAAACGAGTTAAGAGCCTTTCGGGCGAATTTGATCTGCAAAGCAACCGGGACCGGTCTGGCAGCTTTGAACCTGTAGTGTTACCAAAGCGACAAGTGATTATAACCGAAGAACTGGAAGAGAAGGTAATCGGCTTGTATGGGCTTGGCCTGAGCACACGGGATATTTCCAAACATATCATGGAAATATATCAAATGGATATCTCTGCAACTACCTTATCCTCTATTACAGACAAAGTTATCCCAGCCATGAACGAATGGCGGCAGCGGCCACTGGAATCGGTTTATGCATTTGTATACCTGGACTGTATGCACTATAAAGTACGTGAAGGCAACGGCGTAATTACCAGGGCTGTTTACAATATTCTTGGTGTTTCCCTTCGTGGGCAAAAGGATCTGTTAGGCATGTATTTATCAGAAAGCGAAGGCGCTAAGTTCTGGCTATCGGTTTTGACCGATCTAAAGAACCGTGGTTTGCAGGATATGCTAATTGCATGCATAGATGGTTTAAAAGGCTTTCCCGAGGCCATAGCAGCCATCTTTCCAAAAACGGAGATACAGACCTGCGTTGTTCATCAGATCCGTAATAGCTTGCGCTATATTGCCGAGAAAGACAAGAAGAAATTCATGGCTGATCTTAAGCCGGTTTACCAAGCCATTAATAAAGAACAGGGCTACGAAAATCTGATTTCCCTGGATGAAAAATGGGCTAAAAAGTATCCGGTTCCGGTCGGGTCGTGGTACAATAACTGGGAAAACCTGTCAACTTTTTTTAAGTATGATGCACACATTCGCAGAGTGATCTACACAACTAACGCGGTTGAGGGCTTTCACCGCCAGGTACGCAAAGTAACTAAAACAAAGGGCGCATTCACATCAGATACAGCCTTGTTAAAGCTGGTATATCTGGTAGTCCAGAATATCTCTGAGAAATGGACAATGCCAATGCACAACTGGAGTTTGACTTTATCTCAACTTTACATTATGTTTGGCGATAGGATAGCTGGTCACCTAAATAACGGATAG
- a CDS encoding transposase: MSRNYKFKNSEGLYFVSFATVFWIDVFVRLPYFDGLVQSLNYCVDNKGMEVYAWCIMPSHVHLVFRSTIQKPEDLIRDFKSFTSKEVIGLIKDNNQESRREWLLNSFKKAGTANGNNTNNQFWQQHNKPVELWTPAIIDQKIDYTHNNPVVAGFVENDYEYLHSSARDYAGTKGLVKVIIT, from the coding sequence ATGAGCCGTAATTATAAATTTAAAAATTCGGAAGGATTATACTTTGTGAGTTTTGCGACCGTGTTTTGGATAGATGTGTTTGTGCGACTACCCTATTTTGATGGTTTGGTACAAAGCTTAAATTATTGTGTGGACAATAAAGGCATGGAAGTTTATGCATGGTGTATCATGCCAAGCCATGTACATTTGGTATTCAGGTCGACTATTCAGAAACCGGAAGATTTGATCAGGGACTTTAAATCGTTTACTTCAAAGGAGGTGATAGGTTTAATAAAAGACAATAATCAGGAAAGCAGGCGCGAATGGCTGTTAAATTCATTTAAAAAGGCGGGAACGGCAAATGGTAATAACACAAACAACCAATTTTGGCAACAACATAACAAGCCGGTTGAATTATGGACTCCGGCTATAATTGACCAAAAAATAGATTACACGCATAACAACCCGGTTGTAGCTGGTTTTGTAGAAAATGATTATGAGTATCTGCACAGCAGCGCACGCGATTATGCCGGGACTAAAGGATTGGTGAAGGTTATAATTACATAG
- the ruvB gene encoding Holliday junction branch migration DNA helicase RuvB, producing the protein MNENLDPNLENLSPAERDIEKVLRPQAFEDFTGQHKILANLKIFVQAAKLRGEALDHVLLHGPPGLGKTTLSHIIANEMGSGIKITSGPVLDKPGDLAGLLTNLESGDILFIDEIHRLSPLVEEYLYSAMEDFKIDIMLESGPNARSVQISLNPFTLVGATTRSGLLTAPLRARFGINSRLEYYDAKLLTTIVLRSASILKTPIRDEAAYEIARRSRGTPRIANSLLRRTRDFAQVKGNGQIDTEIARYALNALNVDEHGLDEMDNKILLTIIDKFKGGPVGLKTIATAVGEDEGTIEEVYEPFLIQEGFLMRTSRGREATDNAYKHLGRIKLGGNPSLF; encoded by the coding sequence ATGAACGAGAATCTCGATCCTAACCTTGAAAATCTGTCGCCTGCCGAGCGTGATATCGAAAAAGTTTTGCGTCCGCAGGCTTTTGAAGATTTTACCGGTCAGCATAAAATATTAGCCAACCTTAAAATATTTGTACAGGCCGCCAAATTACGTGGCGAAGCGCTCGACCATGTGCTGCTGCACGGCCCTCCGGGTTTGGGTAAAACTACACTCTCGCACATTATCGCGAACGAAATGGGATCGGGTATCAAAATAACATCGGGCCCGGTATTGGATAAACCCGGCGACCTTGCTGGCTTGCTTACCAATTTAGAAAGCGGCGATATTTTATTTATCGACGAGATTCATCGCCTGAGCCCACTGGTAGAAGAATACCTGTACTCGGCCATGGAAGATTTTAAGATCGATATTATGCTGGAGAGCGGCCCTAACGCCCGGTCGGTACAAATTTCGCTTAATCCTTTTACACTGGTTGGTGCAACCACGCGGTCAGGCTTGCTTACCGCGCCTTTACGTGCCCGCTTCGGTATTAATTCGCGGTTGGAATACTATGATGCCAAGCTATTAACCACCATCGTGCTGCGCTCGGCATCCATCCTAAAAACCCCCATCCGCGACGAGGCCGCTTACGAAATTGCCCGCCGAAGCCGTGGTACCCCGCGTATTGCCAACTCGTTGCTGCGCCGTACCCGCGATTTTGCCCAGGTAAAAGGCAACGGACAAATAGATACCGAAATTGCCCGCTACGCCCTCAACGCCCTCAATGTAGACGAGCATGGCCTGGACGAAATGGATAATAAGATACTGCTAACCATTATTGATAAATTTAAGGGTGGCCCTGTAGGCTTAAAAACCATAGCGACGGCTGTTGGCGAAGACGAGGGTACCATTGAAGAAGTTTACGAACCATTTTTAATTCAGGAAGGCTTTTTAATGCGCACTTCGCGCGGCAGGGAAGCTACCGATAATGCATACAAACACCTGGGCCGCATCAAATTAGGCGGCAACCCGTCCTTATTTTAA
- a CDS encoding polyprenol monophosphomannose synthase: protein MPDSIVIVPTYNERENIERLLNKVLSLDHDFHVLIIDDGSPDGTAQIVKRIQLDYPDRLFIEERSGKQGLGTAYIHGFKWAVKNQYDFIFEMDADFSHNPDDLIRLRQACVEGADVAVGSRYVSGVNVVNWPMSRVMMSYFASVYVRFITGIDIQDTTAGFKCFKRKVLETINLNKIKFVGYAFQIEMKYTAIKHGFKVVEVPIIFTDRTVGTSKMSTGIFREAFIGVIQMKINSVFRKYPEG from the coding sequence GTGCCTGATAGTATAGTTATTGTACCCACTTATAATGAACGAGAAAACATTGAACGCTTATTGAATAAGGTGCTTTCTTTGGATCATGATTTTCATGTGCTCATTATTGATGATGGCTCTCCGGATGGCACAGCGCAAATAGTAAAAAGGATTCAGTTGGATTACCCCGACCGGCTTTTTATCGAAGAGCGCTCTGGCAAACAAGGCCTGGGCACCGCTTATATCCACGGCTTTAAATGGGCGGTTAAAAATCAATACGATTTTATTTTTGAGATGGATGCCGATTTCTCGCATAACCCCGACGACCTGATCCGCCTGCGCCAAGCCTGTGTGGAGGGTGCCGACGTAGCTGTTGGCTCACGTTATGTGAGCGGAGTTAACGTGGTCAACTGGCCCATGAGCCGGGTGATGATGAGCTACTTTGCCTCGGTTTATGTACGCTTTATCACCGGGATTGATATACAGGATACTACCGCCGGGTTTAAATGTTTTAAACGCAAGGTCCTGGAAACCATCAATCTCAATAAAATAAAATTTGTGGGCTATGCCTTTCAGATCGAGATGAAATATACCGCCATTAAGCATGGTTTTAAAGTGGTAGAAGTACCCATCATATTTACCGACCGCACGGTAGGCACTTCTAAAATGTCGACCGGTATTTTCCGTGAGGCTTTTATCGGGGTGATACAAATGAAGATCAATAGTGTCTTCAGGAAGTATCCAGAGGGATAA
- a CDS encoding DUF4350 domain-containing protein, translated as MNKFKSAFFIALTSAGMGVSGVKAQTVVTLDYFFNHESHKNADGQMERFHYLWEEKDLNGYSNWGDAFVKNGATLKSLDAAPTAASLKGSDIYIIVDPDTKKESPNPNYIEAAHIKAIAGWVKDGGVLVLMANDSANVELPHTNKLAAVFGLHFNDDIQNHVIGNNIAAGTLMIPPNHPIFKTAKKVYLKDMSSITLSGKAKAAYTKNGAVLFATVKYGKGTVFAVGDPWLYNEYTNGHLPAGYDNDKATDDLAQWLIAQAKANK; from the coding sequence ATGAATAAATTTAAATCGGCCTTTTTTATAGCGCTCACTTCGGCGGGCATGGGCGTATCGGGAGTTAAAGCGCAAACCGTTGTTACGCTCGACTACTTTTTTAACCACGAATCGCATAAAAACGCGGATGGGCAAATGGAGCGTTTCCATTATCTATGGGAAGAAAAGGATTTAAATGGCTACTCTAACTGGGGAGATGCCTTTGTAAAGAATGGGGCAACCCTAAAAAGTTTGGATGCGGCTCCAACCGCTGCCAGTTTAAAAGGCAGCGATATTTATATTATTGTTGACCCGGATACTAAAAAAGAAAGCCCAAATCCCAACTATATCGAGGCTGCGCATATTAAAGCCATTGCCGGCTGGGTAAAAGACGGCGGTGTTTTAGTTTTAATGGCTAACGATAGCGCCAATGTAGAGTTGCCGCATACCAATAAACTGGCCGCTGTTTTCGGGCTGCATTTTAATGATGATATACAAAACCATGTGATAGGTAACAATATAGCAGCCGGAACGCTGATGATACCGCCAAACCACCCGATATTTAAAACAGCAAAAAAGGTATATCTGAAAGATATGTCGTCAATAACGCTCAGTGGTAAAGCCAAGGCGGCCTATACTAAAAATGGGGCCGTGCTTTTTGCCACCGTAAAATATGGTAAAGGAACCGTTTTTGCCGTAGGCGACCCCTGGCTGTATAACGAATACACCAACGGCCATTTACCTGCCGGTTATGACAACGATAAGGCTACCGACGACTTAGCCCAATGGTTAATAGCACAGGCAAAAGCCAATAAATGA
- a CDS encoding putative polyvalent protein kinase domain-containing protein — protein sequence MSENNFISECAEQRVYRLDGSHVIKTNAGVFYECWLDYFNSLLIPSRLLS from the coding sequence ATCAGTGAAAATAATTTTATCAGCGAGTGCGCAGAACAAAGGGTATACCGGCTTGATGGCTCTCATGTGATCAAGACCAACGCGGGTGTTTTTTACGAATGCTGGCTCGATTACTTCAACAGCCTGCTCATCCCTTCGCGCCTGCTTTCCTGA
- a CDS encoding tail fiber protein — translation MKKILLLIIAFAMAHSSFAQWTTSGTSIYNTNTGNVGIGTTTPVAKLHIFNAYDLNTTAALKLFYQGSWGTESYASNFRFIDISSTEGGNILQANGYGIGIGYNPPLYNSSDKLYINGNVGIGTTTPDAKLSVNGTIHTKEVKVDLLNWPDYVFKPNYNLPSLSFLKTYIDANHHLPEMPSENEVAKDGVNLGEMNKLLTKKVEELTLYLIEKDKQLTQQQMVNQEQQKMNERLNARMLALEKASKEK, via the coding sequence ATGAAAAAGATCTTACTACTTATTATCGCTTTTGCGATGGCACACTCGTCATTTGCGCAATGGACCACATCAGGAACCAGTATTTACAATACCAATACAGGCAATGTAGGTATTGGCACAACGACCCCCGTAGCAAAACTACATATCTTCAATGCATATGACCTTAATACAACCGCCGCTTTAAAGTTATTTTATCAAGGCTCATGGGGAACTGAGAGTTATGCAAGCAATTTTAGGTTTATTGATATTTCGAGTACCGAGGGAGGAAACATTCTGCAAGCCAATGGTTACGGCATTGGAATTGGTTACAACCCTCCCCTTTACAATTCCTCAGATAAGCTCTATATTAACGGCAATGTCGGAATTGGTACAACAACACCCGATGCAAAGCTGTCGGTTAATGGCACTATTCATACCAAAGAGGTAAAGGTGGATTTATTGAACTGGCCCGATTATGTTTTCAAACCAAATTATAATTTACCATCGCTCTCCTTTCTTAAAACATATATAGATGCCAATCATCATTTACCCGAAATGCCCTCGGAAAATGAAGTAGCTAAAGATGGTGTCAATTTAGGAGAGATGAACAAGCTTTTAACTAAAAAAGTAGAGGAGTTAACCTTATACCTTATTGAGAAAGATAAGCAGCTAACACAACAGCAGATGGTTAACCAGGAGCAGCAAAAAATGAATGAACGATTGAATGCACGTATGTTGGCTTTAGAAAAAGCTTCAAAAGAGAAGTAA